A stretch of the Nakaseomyces glabratus chromosome L, complete sequence genome encodes the following:
- the HEM4 gene encoding uroporphyrinogen-III synthase HEM4 (CAGL0L11000g~Ortholog(s) have uroporphyrinogen-III synthase activity, role in heme biosynthetic process and cytosol, nucleus localization), translating into MIFTKPMGHDSRLHRVLLLKNMVDGGNDPYTKKIQEHQDSFEEPIFLPLITHTNVPQNIISRFADRADNLQDDYDFLIITSQRSIECLNLPELKHIRNKLIDKPTYTVGPATSNFLSSLGFTDIRGGIHAGNGMKLASIIDNDYPAGGKALFLVGEIRKDIIPKYLRPRNFTVDEIIMYKTAELSDSIVWFKSYLDKCDWIVVFSPQGMSDILQYMKQYSKGARPFKIACIGPTTCEFLNSNGIEPDLVSPKPDANSLIAAIKEYEVISRLSHSNGDY; encoded by the coding sequence ATGATTTTTACAAAACCGATGGGTCATGATTCCAGGCTTCATAGGGTTCTGCTGCTAAAGAACATGGTAGATGGTGGGAATGACCCATACACTAAAAAGATACAAGAGCATCAAGACAGCTTCGAAGAACCGATCTTCTTACCACTGATAACTCATACCAATGTCCCTCAGAACATAATATCGAGATTTGCAGATAGAGCAGATAACTTACAGGATGACTATGATTTTCTAATCATCACATCTCAAAGGTCAATAGAATGTTTAAATCTCCCGGAATTGAAGCATATTAGAAACAAACTTATTGATAAACCAACTTATACCGTGGGACCAGCAACTTCCAATTTCTTATCTAGTCTTGGTTTCACGGACATTAGAGGTGGTATACACGCCGGAAACGGCATGAAACTAGCTTCGATAATTGATAATGATTACCCAGCTGGTGGTAAagctttatttttagttGGTGAAATACGGAAGGACATTATTCCCAAGTACCTGAGACCTCGGAACTTCACAGTTGATGAAATCATAATGTATAAGACTGCAGAACTGTCGGATTCCATTGTTTGGTTCAAGTCTTACCTAGACAAATGTGATTGGATAGTGGTATTCTCACCTCAAGGAATGTCGGACATCCTTCAGTATATGAAGCAATATAGTAAAGGTGCCAGACCATTTAAAATTGCATGTATTGGGCCTACGACTTGCGAATTCTTGAATTCAAATGGCATTGAACCTGATCTGGTCAGTCCCAAACCGGATGCTAACTCCTTAATAGCTGCTATAAAGGAATACGAAGTAATTAGTCGTTTATCACATAGCAATGGCGATTATTGA
- the RIM20 gene encoding Rim20p (CAGL0L10956g~Ortholog(s) have role in cellular response to lithium ion, cellular response to neutral pH, entry into host and filamentous growth of a population of unicellular organisms in response to pH, more) — protein sequence MTELIDIPFLLTKDCSADLEDRLRFCIETGSLYQTHESFKKDIGEIVNTRQALVNLKFGDSKLLTKYYGYLECLLKKIDPEALAFSWSYTNYTIFEGNVFRDENLLGERRNILFNLGIAYYQSAKHIDDYKNNLPLVCDYLKRSAGCFEILSQRTKERNSEKAIISETMLKALKSMCMGLAQETVWFKSLAAKKDLLTSKLAYKCFEYFQESLNSFQLVGQSTEYIKLILVFVESKMLYFKAVCVYRLAQSIESIADNVGVVIRCLSIAVAALTNSKLESTVVFKNKCLEMLRQLEKDNDFIYLKHVPSHLQFSDFVKLYKLDSMKDLIVLPDLTEIAPSMLDQILFRNLLPIEIMDYGTSYNEKQDIYVLQHFVEPINLLNIQLDEELASFFEIDPQHIVNAHNKTKSFVTRKELDVIGQSFGDLESNAINIETQLANITSYLDLEIKTYEEDKQQYGDVWTIVDARDVTKEFYEKVEKLRQYLEIGRNINLETQELFASIDKSLVTSRTSKAHLTAQYNDPFLNKIEALKKRRERFISEIEKKSYENRIISKLIMYYKETDDIPGTISEREEIFDNIYSKHMKVFAVDMKYIEDCKNENYGLIKEIEEYKSRTNFNNEDRSSDPRTQYIQDVRQSLASLDDVKTQLKKGTAYYQQLIEKVNELVQVIVGFLEARRNDRERLLNEISTAA from the coding sequence ATGACAGAACTTATCGATATACCCTTCTTGTTGACGAAGGATTGCTCTGCAGATTTGGAAGATAGACTTCGATTTTGTATTGAGACTGGTTCTTTGTACCAAACTCATGaaagtttcaaaaaagaTATCGGCGAAATAGTAAATACAAGACAGGCATTAGTGAATCTGAAGTTTGGGGATTCAAAACTATTGACCAAATATTATGGGTATTTGGAGtgtttgttgaagaaaattgaTCCCGAGGCGCTGGCGTTTTCGTGGTCATACACAAACTACACTATTTTTGAAGGAAATGTATTTAGGGATGAGAACCTGTTGGGTGAAAGGCGAAACATTCTCTTCAACCTGGGAATAGCATATTATCAATCAGCCAAGCATATAGATgattacaaaaataatcTACCTCTTGTCTGTGactatttgaaaagaagtGCTGGttgttttgaaattttgagcCAGCGTACTAAAGAGAGAAATTCAGAAAAGGCTATAATTAGTGAGACGATGTTAAAAGCTCTAAAATCCATGTGTATGGGACTGGCACAGGAGACTGTGTGGTTTAAGTCCTTGGCAGCTAAAAAGGATTTGCTTACATCAAAGCTCGCTTATAAATGCTTTGAGTATTTTCAAGAGTCATTGAACAGTTTTCAACTAGTTGGTCAATCAACTGAATATATTAAACTGATACTGGTTTTTGTTGAATCAAAAATGCTTTATTTCAAGGCTGTGTGTGTATATAGACTTGCTCAAAGCATTGAGAGTATTGCAGACAATGTTGGAGTAGTTATTAGATGCTTGTCAATAGCAGTGGCAGCTTTAACAAACTCGAAACTGGAATCTACTGTAGTCTTCAAGAATAAATGTCTTGAAATGCTTAGACAGCTGGAGAAAGACAAtgatttcatttatttgaaaCATGTACCTAGTCATTTACAATTTAGTGATTTTGTGAAACTCTACAAATTAGACAGCATGAAGGACTTGATTGTCTTACCAGATTTGACTGAAATTGCTCCATCAATGTTGGACCAAATTTTATTTCGCAATTTGTTGCCAATTGAAATTATGGATTACGGCACATCGTACAATGAGAAGCAAGATATTTATGTCTTACAGCATTTTGTCGAGCCTATTAATTTGTTAAATATTCAATTAGATGAGGAACTGGCGTCATTTTTTGAGATAGACCCACAGCATATTGTCAATGCGCATAACAAAACGAAATCATTTGTAACAAGGAAAGAACTTGATGTCATTGGACAATCTTTTGGCGATTTGGAATCGAATGCAATCAATATCGAAACACAACTAGCAAATATCACTAGCTATTTGGATCtggaaataaaaacctatgaagaagataaacAGCAATATGGTGATGTTTGGACTATTGTGGACGCACGAGATGTCACTAAGGAATTCTATGAGAAGGTGGAAAAATTGAGACAATATTTGGAAATTGGCAGGAATATCAATCTTGAGACTCAGGAGTTGTTTGCTTCAATTGATAAAAGTTTGGTAACAAGCCGTACTTCGAAAGCGCATCTGACTGCACAATATAACGATCCCTTTTTGAACAAGATTGAAGCGCtaaaaaagagaagagaaaggTTCATTTCAGAGATAGAGAAGAAATCATATGAAAACAGAATTATCTCCAAATTGATAATGTACTATAAGGAGACTGATGACATTCCTGGCACAATCAgtgaaagagaagaaatatttgacAACATATATTCAAAGCACATGAAAGTATTTGCAGTTGATATGAAATATATCGAGGACTGTAAAAATGAGAACTATGGCCTAATAAAAGAGATCGAGGAGTATAAGTCTCGTACCAATTTCAATAACGAGGATCGCAGTAGTGATCCCAGAACGCAATATATACAAGATGTTCGGCAATCTTTGGCTTCTCTTGATGATGTCAAAACCCAGTTGAAGAAGGGAACAGCATATTATCAACAATTGATCGAAAAAGTTAATGAACTTGTCCAGGTGATCGTAGGGTTTTTAGAAGCCAGACGCAATGATAGGGAAAGATTGCTAAATGAGATATCCACAGCGGCATAA
- the FSH3 gene encoding putative serine hydrolase (CAGL0L11044g~Ortholog(s) have dihydrofolate reductase activity and cytosol localization), producing MSKKILMLHGFVQSDRIFSAKTGGLRKALKKMGYELDYPCAPILVDKSSLMSSSSQKEVEASVAKQFNTDLGVGKDGSENQLYGWWQRKAGGDFYSYEIPQNTLDFLRQYIVENGPYDGVIGFSQGGGMGAYLVSDLNNLLNLSKEQQPDLKFFVAFSAFRLEPEQYAQHFKTHPISVPTLVIQGELDTVVSETRVMSLYDAILPQYRALLKHHGGHFIPNQKPFLNQVCGWIQSVTTNPSNDEDMDIDMNSIKSSAKSSSTQLQMDDDLLDMIDSMGKL from the coding sequence ATGTCGAAGAAGATACTTATGCTACATGGCTTTGTCCAGAGCGATCGAATATTCTCTGCCAAAACTGGTGGCTTGCGTAAAGCTTTAAAGAAGATGGGGTATGAGCTTGATTATCCATGTGCGCCTATACTAGTGGATAAAAGCTCTTTGATGAGCTCTAGCTCTCAAAAGGAAGTGGAAGCTTCCGTTGCAAAACAATTCAATACTGACTTGGGGGTAGGAAAGGATGGTTCAGAGAATCAACTGTATGGTTGGTGGCAAAGGAAAGCAGGTGGTGACTTCTACTCCTATGAGATTCCACAAAATACACTTGATTTTCTGAGACAATATATCGTTGAGAATGGACCCTATGACGGTGTCATTGGTTTTAGCCAAGGTGGTGGTATGGGTGCTTACCTTGTGTCAGACCTGAACAATCTGCTAAACTTGAGCAAAGAGCAACAGCCTGACCTTAAATTCTTTGTGGCATTCAGCGCATTTAGACTAGAACCTGAACAGTATGCACAACACTTCAAGACCCACCCAATAAGTGTTCCAACATTGGTGATTCAAGGCGAATTGGATACAGTAGTCTCAGAAACCAGAGTAATGAGTCTATATGATGCCATCCTCCCTCAATATAGAGCTCTTCTGAAACACCATGGCGGCCATTTTATCCCCAACCAGAAGCCCTTTTTAAACCAGGTTTGCGGCTGGATTCAATCAGTCACTACAAATCCATCAAATGATGAGGACATGGATATCGACATGAACAGTATCAAGAGCAGTGCTAAGAGTAGTAGCACTCAACTACAAATGGATGACGACCTACTAGACATGATTGACTCCATGGGCAAACTATAA
- the PLP2 gene encoding Plp2p (CAGL0L11066g~Ortholog(s) have G-protein beta/gamma-subunit complex binding, actin binding activity, role in positive regulation of transcription from RNA polymerase II promoter by pheromones, protein folding and cytoplasm localization), with product MQNEPMFQVQVDESEDTEWNDILRSKGIIPERPPSPTQQIEEALDEAIAKQHANRLEGKDLSDLEDLEDEEDEEFLEIYKKKRMAEMAKLRERSKFGDVYHINKPEYNKEVTLASKGLTHELADDEEHKREGDKDNSKAVYVFVHLSLHTKIQSRILDHLFQASAKKFPEVKFVEIPANRAIENYPENNCPTLIVYHNGDVIKNIVTLLELGGNNTTIKDFEKLIVDCGAVSPEDKRLVLYDEGYEDKKSLHFADKKSIRTGYASNTYADDEDDDFFD from the coding sequence ATGCAGAACGAGCCTATGTTTCAAGTCCAAGTGGATGAGAGTGAGGACACAGAATGGAATGATATTTTAAGGAGCAAAGGTATTATACCTGAGAGGCCCCCTTCTCCAACTCAGCAGATAGAAGAAGCTTTAGACGAGGCAATTGCGAAGCAACATGCCAACAGATTGGAAGGCAAGGACCTCTCGGATCTGGAAGATCtggaagatgaagaagatgaggagTTTTTGGagatatataaaaagaaacgTATGGCAGAGATGGCAAAATTGCGGGAGCGTTCCAAGTTTGGTGATGTCTATCATATCAATAAACCGGAGTACAACAAAGAGGTTACATTAGCAAGTAAAGGTTTGACACACGAGCTAGCTGATGATGAGGAGCACAAAAGAGAAGGAGATAAAGATAACTCGAAGGCAGTGTACGTATTTGTACACCTATCTTTACACACAAAAATACAAAGTAGAATCCTTGATCATTTGTTCCAAGCATCTGCCAAAAAGTTTCCTGAGGTAAAATTTGTAGAAATACCTGCGAATAGAGCCATTGAGAATTATCCCGAAAACAATTGTCCGACACTGATTGTTTATCACAACGGTGACGTTATCAAGAACATAGTAACGTTATTAGAACTCGGAGGGAATAATACTACAATAAAAGATTTCGAGAAACTAATTGTTGACTGTGGTGCTGTGTCACCGGAAGATAAAAGGTTAGTTTTATATGATGAAGGCTATGAGGACAAGAAATCATTACATTTTGCAGACAAGAAGAGTATACGAACCGGTTATGCCTCAAATACGTATGCTGATGACGAGGATGATGACTTCTTTGATTAG
- the CAF20 gene encoding Caf20p (CAGL0L10978g~Ortholog(s) have role in negative regulation of translation, positive regulation of cytoplasmic mRNA processing body assembly and cytoplasm, mRNA cap binding complex localization): MIKYSIDELIQLKPSETLKVSFDHVEFRNIIEKVVELQKLKEEEFHSHHGNRRRSSHHHMKPKIKHNKPKVKTDADGWSTLEPATAGHEEESSSSATPAAAATTKTGAPQETIRVKPNNKNISSSRPADNSDIIADKQTHGFNAFAALEDEEDE; the protein is encoded by the coding sequence ATGATCAAGTACAGCATTGACGAGTTGATCCAATTGAAGCCATCTGAGACATTGAAGGTCTCTTTTGATCATGTTGAGTTTCGTAACATCATCGAGAAGGTTGTTGAACTACAAAAACTGAAGGAAGAAGAGTTTCACAGCCACCATGGTAACAGAAGGAGATCTTCCCATCATCACATGAAGCCAAAGATTAAGCACAACAAGCCTAAGGTCAAGACCGACGCCGATGGTTGGTCTACTTTGGAACCTGCTACTGCTGGCCACGAGGAAGAGAGCAGTTCTAGCGCTACACCAGCTGCTGCTGCCACTACTAAGACCGGTGCCCCACAAGAGACCATTAGAGTCAAGCCAAACAACAAGAATATATCCAGTAGCAGACCAGCAGACAACAGTGATATCATAGCGGATAAACAGACACACGGATTCAATGCATTTGCTGCTttggaagatgaagaagacgagTAG
- the SML1 gene encoding ribonucleotide reductase inhibiting protein SML1 (CAGL0L11132g~Ortholog(s) have ribonucleoside-diphosphate reductase inhibitor activity and role in cellular response to DNA damage stimulus, mitochondrion organization, regulation of ribonucleoside-diphosphate reductase activity) has protein sequence MQHQDMNGVSQRIRERVSQGYQLPPQQFQRVPLPPMAQAPMLVNERSVSSTSSLEMWEKDLDERLQMIDQNISRNKNGAAELTTMFASGKLEEMDF, from the coding sequence ATGCAACATCAAGATATGAACGGCGTTAGCCAAAGGATTAGAGAGAGAGTCTCTCAAGGTTACCAATTGCCTCCACAACAGTTCCAAAGGGTTCCATTGCCACCTATGGCCCAGGCCCCAATGCTTGTGAATGAGCGTTCGGTTTCTTCTACATCCTCTTTGGAGATGTGGGAGAAGGATTTGGATGAAAGACTACAGATGATTGATCAAAACATCTCGAGAAACAAGAACGGTGCTGCTGAACTAACGACCATGTTCGCTTCTGGTAAGCTGGAAGAAATGGATTTCTAA
- a CDS encoding phosphoglycerate mutase (CAGL0L11088g~Ortholog(s) have phosphatase activity, role in dephosphorylation and cytosol, nucleus localization), whose translation MTRDIPYYSENDDLNVVRIFIIRHGQTDHNVKKILQGHRDTSLNVTGVDQGHKLGKYLKNDRNIKFERVVSSDLIRCRQTTEAFLSEMDCDLSEKDVFFLGGLRERFMGPIEGMHITEAEKYADKHGKPSFRDFGEDADLFMNRLTGTIQGCVETASDDGIRNMAMVSHGGSIRAIIRWLEYDAQNAQKIIVYNTSVTIVDYIKDKKQYIVRRVGNTQHLGDGEFIVSDLRLR comes from the coding sequence ATGACTCGTGATATACCTTATTACAGTGAGAACGATGACTTAAATGTTGTTCGTATCTTCATTATCAGACATGGACAAACAGATCACAAcgtgaagaagatattacAAGGTCATAGAGATACTTCTTTGAACGTTACTGGGGTTGATCAAGGTCATAAACTAGGGAAGTATCTGAAAAACGACAGAAATATCAAGTTTGAGCGTGTGGTAAGTAGCGATCTTATAAGATGTCGTCAAACCACAGAAGCCTTCTTATCTGAGATGGATTGTGATTTGAGCGAAAAGGATGTGTTCTTTCTAGGTGGCCTCAGGGAGAGGTTTATGGGCCCTATTGAAGGTATGCACATTACCGAGGCAGAGAAATATGCAGACAAGCATGGTAAACCGTCATTCAGAGATTTTGGTGAAGATGCTGATTTATTTATGAACAGATTAACTGGCACAATTCAAGGCTGTGTCGAAACTGCTTCAGATGATGGGATCAGAAATATGGCGATGGTCAGTCACGGTGGTTCCATTAGAGCGATCATTAGATGGCTCGAATACGATGCCCAGAACGCTCAAAAGATTATTGTCTACAACACATCTGTAACAATTGTTGACTACATTAAAGACAAGAAACAATATATTGTGAGACGTGTAGGTAACACTCAACATTTGGGTGATGGGGAATTTATTGTCAGTGATTTGCGTCTACGCTAA
- the CMP2 gene encoding calcineurin catalytic subunit A (CAGL0L11110g~Catalytic subunit of calcineurin, calcium/calmodulin-dependent Ser/Thr-specific protein phosphatase; regulates stress-responding transcription factor Crz1p; involved in thermotolerance, response to ER stress, cell wall integrity, virulence), whose product MPDKTDAELNTEKINAALKVIESKKHEGDTAQSAVPDLTVYTMEDGTQVNTKERVMKSVTPINGHIPSDEEVFDRKTGLPNHQFLRDHFKGEGRITEDQALKILSMATECMKKEPNLLTVPAPVTVCGDIHGQYFDLLKLFEIGGDPETTPYLFLGDYVDRGSFSFECLIYLYALKLNYNAHFWMLRGNHECMHLTSYFTFKNECLHKYSLKIYEACCESFNALPLAALMNEQYFCVHGGISPDLKTPEDVNKINRFREIPSRGLMCDLVWADPIEKYDEVADDLTQGKFVINQVRGCSFAFTYQASCEFLQRSGLLSIIRAHEAQDAGYRMYKNTKTLGFPSLLTLFSAPNYLDTYNNKAAILKYENNVMNIRQFNMSPHPYWLPDFMDVFTWSLPFVGEKVTEMLVAILNICTEDELEEDTPYIAGEVGKIDSTHSATTSTTSPQASATVSADAIASATSEGHQHTSSILDDEHRRKTLRNKILAIAKVSRMYSVLREESDKVQYLKSMNSGILPRGALAHGSQGLNETLSTFERARKQDLINEKLPPSLDEVKKKKQEYYHSILRQAQSDHR is encoded by the coding sequence atgCCGGACAAGACAGACGCAGAGCTGAATACGGAGAAGATTAATGCTGCTTTGAAAGTGATAGAGAGCAAGAAACATGAAGGTGATACGGCACAGAGCGCTGTTCCTGATTTGACGGTATATACCATGGAAGATGGTACACAGGTGAATACTAAGGAAAGGGTTATGAAGAGTGTAACTCCCATAAACGGACATATACCTTCTGATGAGGAAGTCTTTGATAGAAAAACAGGACTTCCCAACCACCAGTTCTTGAGAGACCATTTTAAAGGGGAAGGTAGAATTACAGAGGACCAAGCTTTAAAAATTTTGTCCATGGCTACAGAATGCATGAAGAAAGAACCAAATTTGCTTACTGTTCCTGCTCCTGTTACAGTTTGTGGTGATATCCATGGTCAATACTTTGACTTGCTGAAACTATTTGAGATTGGTGGAGATCCTGAGACTACACCTTACCTATTTTTGGGTGACTATGTGGACAGAGGGTCATTCTCATTTGAATGTTTGATATATCTATACGCATTAAAATTGAATTACAATGCACACTTTTGGATGCTGAGAGGTAATCATGAATGTATGCATTTAACCTCATATTTCACTTTCAAAAACGAATGTCTACACAAGTACTCGCTAAAAATTTACGAGGCATGTTGTGAGTCCTTTAATGCTTTACCATTAGCTGCGTTGATGAATGAACAGTATTTCTGTGTACATGGTGGTATATCGCCAGACCTAAAAACTCCAGAGGATGTCAACAAGATCAATAGATTCAGAGAAATACCTTCTAGAGGACTGATGTGTGATTTAGTTTGGGCTGATCCTATTGAGAAGTACGACGAGGTTGCAGATGATTTAACGCAGGGTAAATTTGTCATAAATCAAGTTAGGGGTTGTTCCTTCGCATTCACTTACCAGGCATCTTGTGAGTTTCTACAAAGGTCTGGCTTACTGTCAATAATAAGAGCCCACGAAGCTCAGGATGCAGGCTACAGAATGTATAAGAATACGAAAACTCTAGGATTTCCAAGTTTACTAACGTTGTTCTCTGCTCCTAATTATTTAGATACCTACAACAATAAGGCTGCAATACTAAAGTATGAGAATAACGTTATGAATATTCGTCAATTCAATATGTCACCTCATCCATATTGGCTGCCTGATTTTATGGATGTTTTCACCTGGTCGCTACCTTTTGTTGGTGAAAAAGTTACTGAAATGCTGGTTGCTATATTAAACATCTGCACTGAAGAcgaattggaagaagacaCACCTTATATCGCAGGAGAAGTTGGAAAAATTGATTCCACACATTCCGCTACAACATCCACAACCTCCCCACAGGCCTCGGCAACTGTCAGCGCTGACGCTATTGCTAGTGCAACTAGCGAAGGACACCAACATACATCATCTATATTGGACGACGAAcatagaagaaaaacttTAAGGAATAAAATTCTAGCAATTGCTAAGGTCTCTCGGATGTACTCTGTTCTTCGAGAAGAAAGTGATAAAGTTCAATATCTGAAAAGTATGAATTCTGGTATTCTTCCAAGAGGTGCCCTAGCACACGGGTCCCAAGGTCTAAACGAAACTTTGTCGACTTTCGAAAGGGCCAGGAAGCAAGATCTGATCAATGAAAAACTACCTCCATCGCTAGATGaagtgaagaagaaaaaacaagAGTACTATCACAGCATATTAAGACAAGCTCAAAGCGATCATCGCTAG
- the RFM1 gene encoding Rfm1p (CAGL0L11022g~Ortholog(s) have protein binding, bridging activity and role in negative regulation of transcription from RNA polymerase II promoter during mitotic cell cycle, positive regulation of DNA-dependent DNA replication initiation) produces the protein MITGNNYVEAPLEFRKQDIHETLQELLDDLKPIEFESYQDYFLINTFKKGISESGKVDIERLRSGGHTVYYQRVKRKRKSKGSSKEDEEISNPSRSSSKARSASDNNGSSSEEEDDYDSDYGNDNNRNKKKSGSNIDPNTNISESGSADSNFFNGNISKSSIIPAPVKGNVRRSSRLSLQQQQQLEKQKQIRKHQKQGSEEDLKKDETGDTNDFEEEKSDICDDSNSKEHIKDLFETLVEKVIEPKRRSDWVLPPRLRYQPEKQMRTKPAFDSVKINEVMANKSIRHILSRFEGGVAGVRKREWPEEK, from the coding sequence ATGATTACAGGTAACAATTATGTTGAGGCTCCATTGGAATTTCGCAAACAAGACATACACGAAACTTTACAGGAACTTTTGGATGATCTAAAACCTATTGAATTTGAATCTTATCAGGATTATTTCTTGATAAATACTTTCAAGAAAGGAATATCAGAAAGTGGTAAAGTAGATATTGAACGTCTGCGAAGTGGTGGCCATACTGTATATTATCAACGGGTAAAgaggaaaaggaaaagcaAAGGCTCGTCTaaggaagatgaagaaattagCAATCCATCTAGATCAAGCTCGAAAGCAAGATCTGCATCAGATAATAATGGATCATCCagtgaagaagaggatgaCTATGATAGCGACTATGGgaatgataataataggaacaagaaaaagTCAGGATCAAATATTGACCCCAACACTAATATTTCAGAAAGTGGATCTGCTGATAGCAACTTTTTCAATGGAAATATCTCAAAATCAAGTATTATACCAGCTCCTGTAAAGGGTAATGTTAGAAGATCTTCAAGGCTAAGTctacaacagcaacagcaactaGAAAAGCAGAAACAAATACGAAAACATCAGAAGCAAGGCAGTGAGGAAGATTTAAAAAAGGATGAGACTGGGGATACCAACGACTttgaggaagaaaaatctGATATATGTGATGATTCAAATAGCAAGGAACATATAAAAGATTTATTCGAAACGTTAGTGGAAAAAGTTATTGAGCCAAAGAGAAGATCAGACTGGGTTCTACCACCAAGACTAAGATATCAACCAGAAAAGCAAATGAGAACTAAACCTGCTTTTGACTCTgttaaaataaatgaagTAATGGCTAACAAGAGTATACGGCATATCTTGAGCCGTTTTGAAGGCGGTGTTGCAGGAGTCCGGAAACGTGAATGGCCCGAAGAGAAGTAA